In the Streptomyces sp. BHT-5-2 genome, one interval contains:
- a CDS encoding DUF6083 domain-containing protein: MRSTTTSSGRRWDGTPVRPHHRPRALRVAADSPSRLLCSAQPSRCRDCGNRINWHTRTNHNPISLHPHEVPAAGVPAPYRWHVSSGIAHPAHDGTPWCRIPHTALCPTHPTDEPLTPKLTELRRRLALYTRHLIDTGAFIPQSTQPITPTRPTACRPARPVVQLLYCRYLAPTPLDNIQCVAQTRQRHRCTHPVLSPQAPAGTWTLTPATPHRGQLAFPTSQMALYNLNHLPYPEQLRWRAQRCPLHAAPSQAPDLALAEWEVFDPLLHHTHIHTRLPTATRRRRSAADR; this comes from the coding sequence ATGCGCTCCACCACTACCTCATCCGGCCGCCGATGGGACGGCACCCCCGTCCGACCACATCACCGCCCGCGTGCCCTGCGCGTCGCTGCGGACAGCCCCAGCCGGCTCCTGTGCTCCGCCCAGCCCAGCCGTTGCCGCGACTGCGGCAACCGCATCAACTGGCACACACGCACCAACCACAACCCCATCAGCCTCCACCCGCACGAGGTACCCGCGGCCGGCGTCCCCGCCCCATACCGCTGGCATGTCAGCTCCGGCATCGCCCACCCCGCACACGACGGCACCCCCTGGTGCCGCATCCCCCACACCGCCCTCTGCCCCACCCACCCCACCGACGAGCCCCTCACCCCGAAGCTCACCGAACTACGCCGCCGCCTGGCCCTATACACCCGACACCTCATCGACACCGGCGCCTTCATCCCACAATCCACCCAACCCATCACACCAACACGGCCGACTGCCTGCCGACCAGCAAGGCCGGTGGTGCAACTGCTCTACTGCCGCTACCTCGCCCCCACCCCCCTCGACAACATCCAGTGCGTCGCCCAGACCCGTCAACGCCACCGATGCACCCACCCTGTCCTCTCCCCACAAGCACCAGCGGGAACCTGGACACTCACGCCCGCGACACCACACCGCGGACAACTTGCCTTTCCCACCTCACAGATGGCCCTCTACAACCTCAACCACCTGCCCTACCCAGAACAGCTGCGCTGGCGCGCCCAACGATGCCCCCTCCACGCCGCCCCCTCACAGGCACCAGACCTGGCGCTGGCCGAATGGGAAGTCTTCGACCCCCTCCTGCACCACACCCACATCCACACCCGACTGCCTACCGCCACCCGACGCCGCCGTTCCGCAGCCGACCGATAG